In Perca fluviatilis chromosome 3, GENO_Pfluv_1.0, whole genome shotgun sequence, the following proteins share a genomic window:
- the gcfc2 gene encoding GC-rich sequence DNA-binding factor 2 isoform X2: MFNKKPRRNFRQRKGNSSDEEDDQKNRGDGEENEKAPAAVNKPSKLAQGRGITCSSKREPTPSKPDSSDGEDGETLEMTEEREERNKDSFGFKTKTNSILSFSDDKEAEEPTFKLKKSSDKAVLFQVRRKEASPAKTNQSTVPAGGGVPPCASPRQEYDSQASPRALHHNDDDDNDDDDDDDDDENGNDDDNNSDEGDARSPSASSASDSSHSATKPVIPNAEEIKAARWQRRATRAQKEFISLGRDGHSSAGSTPDHYSREDEEDRVEDDDDEPDDHERRIEFAPRLKSIRERIAEKLGESDGSLSGTDGEEQTIWEETQIEKGVKRRPGDQSPSGSDSSSYSYSSSSSRRERRRRRRQNKRSTGVRSLKTLPPISVSMIKKRITGKLDSLKEVHRARLAELRRMECDVESAKTSAETLEESSSESQLKFYRAMTLFIHNLVECLREKVVEINSLELDLHSLLSGQMDALLAQRRQRIQEQADRLQQLSYKQSGASDNGTETQGEADSAVKAEEDFDIPEDTQPSAEEEEQLQKKIADILLRSQTVFSDVQDEFSDVKKILSHFEEWRGSYSDSYHSAYISLCLPKLLNPIIRHQLLAWNPLKDNIGDFENLPWFTAVETFCHGHGHEELEHTDRQTLSNIIEKTVLPKITAYVELVWDPMSRHQSVCLADVCHRLKEDYSIFEGEQSKPVKALKEAVIRRLRSCVDEDVFIPLYPKEFLEDRSSPQRHFRDQQFWTAVKLLGNMGKWDLLLPEFVLKELMLDKLLNRYLMITLCSQTLYNNAVHACRKIADSLPLSWFKGENACLPQLQNFRNHLVQKVHTICKQQPPEDPNTRSSVVEVLQILSRIRCNDSIMAIAEKYHYEDVVYSHQLLNQETV; the protein is encoded by the exons ATGTTCAATAAAAAGCCCCGGAGGAACTTTCGGCAGAGAAAAGGGAACTCCAGTGACGAGGAGGATGATCAGAAGAATagaggagatggagaggaaaATGAGAAAGCTCCAGCTGCGGTAAATAAACCGTCCAAACTGGCCCAGGGCCGCGGCATTACTTGCAGCTCCAAGCGGGAACCGACGCCTTCCAAGCCGGACAGCAGTGACGGAGAAGACGGCGAGACGTTGGAAAtgacagaagaaagagaagagaggaataaAGACAGCTTTGGGTTCAAGACGAAAACAAACTCCATCCTCAGTTTCTCTGACGACAAGGAAG CTGAAGAACCAACATTTAAACTGAAGAAGTCCTCTGATAAAGCTGTACTGTTCCAAGTAAGAAGGAAGGAGGCTTCACCTGCCAAGACCAACCAAAGCACAG TCCCAGCAGGTGGAGGTGTCCCACCATGTGCTTCTCCCAGGCAAGAATATGACAGTCAAGCTTCACCACGTGCTCTGCACCATAATGATGATGACGACAATGATGATGAcgacgatgatgatgacgacGAAAATGGCAATGATGATGACAATAACAGTGACGAAGGGGATGCCAGGTCTCCCTCAGCTAGCTCAGCCTCAGACTCCAGCCACTCTGCTACTAAACCAg TTATCCCTAATGCTGAAGAGATCAAGGCAGCCAGATGGCAGCGTCGCGCCACTCGAGCCCAGAAAGAATTCATTTCTCTGGGTAGAGATGGCCACAGTTCTGCCGGTAGCACCCCGGATCACTACAGCAGGGAAGATGAAGAAGACAGAgtggaggatgatgatgatgagccaGATGATCATGAGAGAAGAATCGAGTTTGCACCAAGATTGAAGAGCATTAGGGAGAGGATTGCAGAGAAACTTG GAGAAAGTGATGGAAGTCTCTCAGGAACTGATGGAGAAGAGCAGACAATTTGGGAGGAGACACAAATTGAGAAGGGAGTCAAGAGACGGCCAGGAGATCAG AGCCCATCTGGCAGTGATTCCAGCAGCTACAGctacagcagcagtagcagcaggcGAGAgagacgacgacgacgacgacaaAACAAGAGATCAACCGGGGTCAGATCCCTAAAGACTCTTCCTCCCATCAGTGTTTCAATGATCAAGAAGAGGATTACAGGAAA actAGACTCCTTGAAGGAGGTGCACAGAGCACGGCTGGCAGAGTTGAGGAGGATGGAGTGCGATGTTGAGAGTGCTAAAACCTCTGCGGAAACTCTGGAGGAAAGTTCGTCAGAGAGCCAGCTGAAGTTTTACAGGGCCATGACCCTCTTTATCCACAACCTGGTGGAGTGTCTACGGGAGAAG GTTGTTGAGATCAACTCACTGGAACTGGATTTGCACTCTCTGCTGTCTGGCCAGATGGATGCGCTGTTAGCACAGAGACGACAGAGGATCCAGGAACAGGCTGACCGCCTGCAGCAGCTCAGCT ATAAGCAGAGTGGAGCCTCAGATAATGGAACAGAAACTCAAGG TGAGGCAGACTCTGCTGTTAAAGCTGAAGAGGATTTTGATATACCTGAAGACACACAGCCCTCAgcagaagaggaggagcagcTGCAGAAGAAGATAG CTGATATCCTGTTGAGGTCCCAGACAGTGTTTTCTGACGTCCAGGACGAGTTTAGCGATGTTAAGAAGATACTGTCCCATTTTGAAGAGTGGAGAGGCTCTTACTCTGACTCTTACCACAGTGCCTACATCTCTCTGTGTCTGCCCAAGTTGTTGAACCCCATCATAAGACATCAGCTACTGGCGTGGAACCCACTAAAG GACAATATTGGTGACTTTGAAAACCTACCGTGGTTCACAGCAGTGGAGACCTTTTGTCATGGTCATGGCCATGAGGAGCTagagcacacagacagacagacactgtcTAATATCATTGAAAAGACTGTCCTACCCAAAATAACAG CCTATGTGGAGCTGGTGTGGGATCCCATGTCCCGCCATCAGTCAGTCTGTCTAGCCGACGTTTGTCACAGACTGAAGGAGGACTATTCCATCTTTGAAGGAGAGCAGAGTAAACCGGTCAAG GCGTTGAAAGAGGCTGTGATCCGCCGACTGAGGAGCTGCGTAGATGAAGATGTCTTCATCCCTCTTTACCCCAAAGA GTTCCTAGAAGACAGGTCGTCTCCTCAGCGTCACTTCAGAGATCAACAGTTCTGGACGGCCGTAAAA CTACTAGGTAACATGGGAAAATGGGATTTGCTGCTTCCCGAGTTTGTATTAAAGGAACTGATGTTGGACAAACTGCTGAACCGATACCTGATGATCACCTTGTGCAGTCAGACACTGTACAACAATGCTGTCCATGCATGCAGAAAG atAGCAGACAGTCTGCCGCTCTCTTGGTTCAAAGGAGAGAATGCCTGTTTGCCTCAGCTCCAGAATTTCAGAAACCACCTAGTTCAGAAAGTTCATACCATCTGCAAACAGCAGCCTCCTGAAGATCCAAACACTAG GTCCTCTGTGGTAGAAGTGCTACAGATTTTGAGTAGAATCCGGTGCAATGACTCCATCATGGCgatagcagagaaataccactatGAAGATGTCGTCTACTCTCATCAACTGCTGAACCAAGAGACTGTATGA
- the LOC120555807 gene encoding saccharopine dehydrogenase-like oxidoreductase, translating to MARVETSSSRPYHLVIFGASGFTGQFVVEEVARTASEGPKGNLKWAVAGRSKQKLEKVLEQAAGVLSKPELRSEVDIIVADVEEPDSLAAMCKQAVVVLNCVGPYRFYGEPMVKACVENGAHHIDISGEPQFLESMQLNYNSQAADKGVYIIGSCGFDSIPADMGVLYTRDQFKGTLTAVESFLTIGSGEDGGCIHDGTWQSAIYGFSDSQKLQSLRRKFNHKPLPTVGSKLRRRGTLFFSNEIQQYTVPFMGSDPSVVKRTQRFLVDEYQAKPVQYGAYAGIGGISNIVKLMFAGMMFWFLVKFSFGRNLLIKHPEFFSFGLFSKAGPTRKQMEASSFQFAFYGEGYTEGQDPSQGKPNAKIRTLVQGPECGYVATPIAMVQAALTILNEPTALPKTGGVYTPGAAFAKTTLTDRLNKHGIQFSVV from the exons ATGGCGCGTGTTGAAACATCCTCTAGTAGGCCATACCACCTGGTTATCTTCGGAGCCTCTGGCTTTACGGGACAGTTCGTGGTGGAGGAGGTGGCCCGGACCGCGTCCGAGGGTCCGAAAGGCAACCTGAAGTGGGCCGTGGCAGGCAGGAGCAAGCAGAAGCTGGAAAAAGTTCTGGAGCAGGCCGCCGGAGTCCTCA GTAAGCCTGAGCTGAGGTCAGAGGTGGACATTATCGTGGCAGATGTAGAAGAACCAGACTCCCTGGCAGCCATGTGCAAACAAGCTGTGGTTGTTCTCAACTGTGTGGGGCCT tACAGGTTCTATGGCGAGCCAATGGTCAAAGCCTGTGTGGAGAATGGAGCCCATCATATTGACATTAGTGGAGAGCCTCAG TTTCTGGAGAGCATGCAGTTGAACTACAACAGCCAGGCAGCTGACAAAGGTGTGTACATCATAGGGAGCTGTGGATTCGACTCCATACCTGCGGACATGGGAGTCCTCTACACCAGGGACCAGTTCAAGG GTACGCTGACTGCAGTGGAGAGCTTCCTGACTATCGGCTCAGGAGAGGAT GGCGGCTGTATCCATGACGGCACGTGGCAGTCAGCCATCTACGGTTTTTCCGACAGCCAGAAGCTCCAGAGTCTCAGGAGGAAGTTTAATCACAAACCTCTCCCTACTGTTGGCTCTAAGCTTAGACGCAG gGGAACTTTGTTCTTCAGTAATGAGATCCAGCAGTATACGGTGCCGTTCATGGGCTCCGATCCCTCGGTTGTGAAGAGAACTCAACGCTTCCTGGTGGACGAGTACCAGGCCAAACCG GTTCAGTATGGAGCGTATGCAGGAATAGGAGGTATTAGCAACATTGTCAAGCTGATGTTTGCTGGCATGATGTTCTGGTTCTTGGTCAAGTTCAGTTTTGGACGCAACTTGCTCATCAAG CACCCAGAGTTCTTCTCCTTTGGACTCTTCTCCAAGGCTGGACCAACTAGAAAGCAG ATGGAGGCTTCATCCTTCCAGTTTGCTTTCTATGGAGAGGGCTACACAGAGGGACAGGACCCCTCCCAGGGAAAACCTAATGCCAAGATCCGCACACTGGTTCAGGGACCAG AGTGTGGATACGTGGCCACGCCCATCGCCATGGTACAGGCTGCTCTAACAATCCTCAATGAACCCACAGCCTTGCCCAAGAC GGGAGGAGTTTATACTCCAGGAGCTGCTTTTGCAAAAACCACACTGACGGACCGCCTCAACAAACACGGCATCCAGTTCTCTGTCGTCTAA
- the gcfc2 gene encoding GC-rich sequence DNA-binding factor 2 isoform X1, translating into MFNKKPRRNFRQRKGNSSDEEDDQKNRGDGEENEKAPAAVNKPSKLAQGRGITCSSKREPTPSKPDSSDGEDGETLEMTEEREERNKDSFGFKTKTNSILSFSDDKEAEEPTFKLKKSSDKAVLFQVRRKEASPAKTNQSTVPAGGGVPPCASPRQEYDSQASPRALHHNDDDDNDDDDDDDDDENGNDDDNNSDEGDARSPSASSASDSSHSATKPVVIPNAEEIKAARWQRRATRAQKEFISLGRDGHSSAGSTPDHYSREDEEDRVEDDDDEPDDHERRIEFAPRLKSIRERIAEKLGESDGSLSGTDGEEQTIWEETQIEKGVKRRPGDQSPSGSDSSSYSYSSSSSRRERRRRRRQNKRSTGVRSLKTLPPISVSMIKKRITGKLDSLKEVHRARLAELRRMECDVESAKTSAETLEESSSESQLKFYRAMTLFIHNLVECLREKVVEINSLELDLHSLLSGQMDALLAQRRQRIQEQADRLQQLSYKQSGASDNGTETQGEADSAVKAEEDFDIPEDTQPSAEEEEQLQKKIADILLRSQTVFSDVQDEFSDVKKILSHFEEWRGSYSDSYHSAYISLCLPKLLNPIIRHQLLAWNPLKDNIGDFENLPWFTAVETFCHGHGHEELEHTDRQTLSNIIEKTVLPKITAYVELVWDPMSRHQSVCLADVCHRLKEDYSIFEGEQSKPVKALKEAVIRRLRSCVDEDVFIPLYPKEFLEDRSSPQRHFRDQQFWTAVKLLGNMGKWDLLLPEFVLKELMLDKLLNRYLMITLCSQTLYNNAVHACRKIADSLPLSWFKGENACLPQLQNFRNHLVQKVHTICKQQPPEDPNTRSSVVEVLQILSRIRCNDSIMAIAEKYHYEDVVYSHQLLNQETV; encoded by the exons ATGTTCAATAAAAAGCCCCGGAGGAACTTTCGGCAGAGAAAAGGGAACTCCAGTGACGAGGAGGATGATCAGAAGAATagaggagatggagaggaaaATGAGAAAGCTCCAGCTGCGGTAAATAAACCGTCCAAACTGGCCCAGGGCCGCGGCATTACTTGCAGCTCCAAGCGGGAACCGACGCCTTCCAAGCCGGACAGCAGTGACGGAGAAGACGGCGAGACGTTGGAAAtgacagaagaaagagaagagaggaataaAGACAGCTTTGGGTTCAAGACGAAAACAAACTCCATCCTCAGTTTCTCTGACGACAAGGAAG CTGAAGAACCAACATTTAAACTGAAGAAGTCCTCTGATAAAGCTGTACTGTTCCAAGTAAGAAGGAAGGAGGCTTCACCTGCCAAGACCAACCAAAGCACAG TCCCAGCAGGTGGAGGTGTCCCACCATGTGCTTCTCCCAGGCAAGAATATGACAGTCAAGCTTCACCACGTGCTCTGCACCATAATGATGATGACGACAATGATGATGAcgacgatgatgatgacgacGAAAATGGCAATGATGATGACAATAACAGTGACGAAGGGGATGCCAGGTCTCCCTCAGCTAGCTCAGCCTCAGACTCCAGCCACTCTGCTACTAAACCAg TAGTTATCCCTAATGCTGAAGAGATCAAGGCAGCCAGATGGCAGCGTCGCGCCACTCGAGCCCAGAAAGAATTCATTTCTCTGGGTAGAGATGGCCACAGTTCTGCCGGTAGCACCCCGGATCACTACAGCAGGGAAGATGAAGAAGACAGAgtggaggatgatgatgatgagccaGATGATCATGAGAGAAGAATCGAGTTTGCACCAAGATTGAAGAGCATTAGGGAGAGGATTGCAGAGAAACTTG GAGAAAGTGATGGAAGTCTCTCAGGAACTGATGGAGAAGAGCAGACAATTTGGGAGGAGACACAAATTGAGAAGGGAGTCAAGAGACGGCCAGGAGATCAG AGCCCATCTGGCAGTGATTCCAGCAGCTACAGctacagcagcagtagcagcaggcGAGAgagacgacgacgacgacgacaaAACAAGAGATCAACCGGGGTCAGATCCCTAAAGACTCTTCCTCCCATCAGTGTTTCAATGATCAAGAAGAGGATTACAGGAAA actAGACTCCTTGAAGGAGGTGCACAGAGCACGGCTGGCAGAGTTGAGGAGGATGGAGTGCGATGTTGAGAGTGCTAAAACCTCTGCGGAAACTCTGGAGGAAAGTTCGTCAGAGAGCCAGCTGAAGTTTTACAGGGCCATGACCCTCTTTATCCACAACCTGGTGGAGTGTCTACGGGAGAAG GTTGTTGAGATCAACTCACTGGAACTGGATTTGCACTCTCTGCTGTCTGGCCAGATGGATGCGCTGTTAGCACAGAGACGACAGAGGATCCAGGAACAGGCTGACCGCCTGCAGCAGCTCAGCT ATAAGCAGAGTGGAGCCTCAGATAATGGAACAGAAACTCAAGG TGAGGCAGACTCTGCTGTTAAAGCTGAAGAGGATTTTGATATACCTGAAGACACACAGCCCTCAgcagaagaggaggagcagcTGCAGAAGAAGATAG CTGATATCCTGTTGAGGTCCCAGACAGTGTTTTCTGACGTCCAGGACGAGTTTAGCGATGTTAAGAAGATACTGTCCCATTTTGAAGAGTGGAGAGGCTCTTACTCTGACTCTTACCACAGTGCCTACATCTCTCTGTGTCTGCCCAAGTTGTTGAACCCCATCATAAGACATCAGCTACTGGCGTGGAACCCACTAAAG GACAATATTGGTGACTTTGAAAACCTACCGTGGTTCACAGCAGTGGAGACCTTTTGTCATGGTCATGGCCATGAGGAGCTagagcacacagacagacagacactgtcTAATATCATTGAAAAGACTGTCCTACCCAAAATAACAG CCTATGTGGAGCTGGTGTGGGATCCCATGTCCCGCCATCAGTCAGTCTGTCTAGCCGACGTTTGTCACAGACTGAAGGAGGACTATTCCATCTTTGAAGGAGAGCAGAGTAAACCGGTCAAG GCGTTGAAAGAGGCTGTGATCCGCCGACTGAGGAGCTGCGTAGATGAAGATGTCTTCATCCCTCTTTACCCCAAAGA GTTCCTAGAAGACAGGTCGTCTCCTCAGCGTCACTTCAGAGATCAACAGTTCTGGACGGCCGTAAAA CTACTAGGTAACATGGGAAAATGGGATTTGCTGCTTCCCGAGTTTGTATTAAAGGAACTGATGTTGGACAAACTGCTGAACCGATACCTGATGATCACCTTGTGCAGTCAGACACTGTACAACAATGCTGTCCATGCATGCAGAAAG atAGCAGACAGTCTGCCGCTCTCTTGGTTCAAAGGAGAGAATGCCTGTTTGCCTCAGCTCCAGAATTTCAGAAACCACCTAGTTCAGAAAGTTCATACCATCTGCAAACAGCAGCCTCCTGAAGATCCAAACACTAG GTCCTCTGTGGTAGAAGTGCTACAGATTTTGAGTAGAATCCGGTGCAATGACTCCATCATGGCgatagcagagaaataccactatGAAGATGTCGTCTACTCTCATCAACTGCTGAACCAAGAGACTGTATGA